A single Streptomyces mirabilis DNA region contains:
- a CDS encoding sugar ABC transporter substrate-binding protein, with protein MHSSLRRLRLTAATVTALAVAGTATACSSGAGSTGTKAADSGTYTIWDPYPQFDKSSAWAKLLDACGTKAGVKIKRTAFDTSDLANKALLAAQQDNSADVLIVDNPVVSTLAEAGVLTTTEDNKLDTSKADTNLLAAGQSGGKTYGTPIGANTLALYYNKKVLKQAGVDIASVKDWKSLTAALAKVKKAGKKGITFSAIGTEEGTFQFLPWYWGSGAQLTVLDSGQAVSALSLWKDWLKNGYAPNSVLNNTQTTSWQEFATGDYAFSENGTWQLANAKKAGFDYGVIPVPAADGGNAAAPTGGEFVTVPVQGKTDRYATSQKIVTCLTSTDNLLTTDTTLSYVAPTTEVQDKQVAANAELKPWVDAVKAAKGRASDDLGTKYPKISEQLWKAVQSALSGSQSPKDALAAAQSAVK; from the coding sequence ATGCACAGCTCCCTCAGACGGCTCCGCCTCACCGCCGCGACCGTGACCGCCCTCGCCGTCGCCGGCACCGCCACCGCCTGTTCCTCCGGTGCGGGCAGCACCGGTACCAAGGCCGCGGACAGCGGCACCTACACCATCTGGGACCCGTACCCGCAGTTCGACAAGAGCTCCGCGTGGGCGAAGCTGCTCGATGCCTGCGGCACCAAGGCCGGGGTGAAGATCAAGCGGACCGCGTTCGACACCAGCGACCTGGCGAACAAGGCGCTGCTGGCCGCCCAGCAGGACAACTCCGCAGACGTCCTCATCGTCGACAACCCAGTGGTGTCGACCTTGGCCGAGGCCGGAGTCCTCACCACGACCGAGGACAACAAGCTGGACACCTCGAAGGCGGACACCAACCTCCTCGCGGCCGGACAGTCGGGCGGCAAGACGTACGGCACGCCGATCGGTGCCAACACCCTCGCCCTCTACTACAACAAGAAGGTGCTGAAGCAGGCCGGGGTGGACATAGCCTCGGTCAAGGACTGGAAGTCGCTGACGGCGGCGCTCGCGAAGGTCAAGAAGGCGGGCAAGAAGGGCATCACGTTCTCCGCGATCGGCACGGAGGAGGGCACCTTCCAGTTCCTGCCCTGGTACTGGGGATCGGGGGCCCAACTGACCGTGCTCGACTCCGGGCAGGCCGTTTCCGCGCTGTCGCTGTGGAAGGACTGGCTGAAGAACGGCTACGCCCCCAACTCGGTCCTCAACAACACGCAGACGACCAGCTGGCAGGAGTTCGCGACCGGCGACTACGCGTTCAGCGAGAACGGCACCTGGCAGCTCGCCAACGCCAAGAAGGCCGGCTTCGACTACGGGGTCATCCCCGTCCCCGCCGCCGACGGCGGTAACGCGGCCGCCCCGACCGGCGGCGAGTTCGTCACCGTCCCGGTCCAGGGCAAGACCGACCGCTATGCCACATCCCAGAAGATCGTGACCTGCCTGACCAGCACCGACAACCTCCTCACCACCGACACCACGCTGTCCTACGTGGCACCCACCACCGAGGTCCAGGACAAGCAGGTCGCGGCGAACGCCGAGCTGAAGCCCTGGGTCGACGCGGTCAAGGCGGCCAAGGGACGCGCCAGCGACGACCTGGGCACCAAGTACCCGAAGATCTCGGAACAGTTGTGGAAGGCGGTCCAGTCGGCCCTCAGTGGTTCGCAGTCGCCGAAGGACGCGCTGGCCGCAGCGCAGTCCGCCGTCAAGTAG
- a CDS encoding carbohydrate ABC transporter permease has protein sequence MTRTATVSGPRRRTWWQTAIGVLVTAVMLFPVYWMLNVSFTRDQDMRKSPPDLIPLHGTLEGYRAVLDQQLPYLGTSLVIGLGTVVLTVALAAPAGYALAKLRPRGGGVLNFLFLVAQMIPGIIMAMGFYAIYLSLGLLQSVPGLIVADSTLAVPFAVLIFTAFMSGIPGELLQAAKTDGAGPVRTFRSIVLPMSRNAVVTVSLFAFLWSWSDFVFASTLANGGAHEPITLGIYHYIGNNNQQWNAIMATAVVASLPATVILVLAQRYVAAGVTAGAVKD, from the coding sequence ATGACGAGAACAGCAACCGTGTCGGGCCCGCGTCGCCGCACATGGTGGCAGACGGCCATCGGCGTGCTGGTCACCGCGGTGATGCTCTTCCCGGTCTACTGGATGCTCAACGTGTCCTTCACCCGCGACCAGGACATGCGCAAGAGCCCGCCGGACCTGATCCCCCTGCACGGGACCCTGGAGGGGTACCGCGCCGTCCTGGACCAGCAGTTGCCCTACCTCGGCACCAGCCTCGTCATCGGTCTGGGCACCGTGGTCCTCACCGTGGCACTGGCCGCGCCCGCAGGCTACGCACTCGCCAAGCTCCGCCCGCGTGGCGGCGGCGTGCTCAACTTCCTCTTCCTGGTCGCCCAGATGATCCCCGGCATCATCATGGCGATGGGCTTCTACGCCATCTACCTCAGCCTCGGTCTGCTCCAGTCGGTGCCCGGCCTGATCGTCGCGGACTCCACGCTGGCCGTGCCGTTCGCCGTGCTGATCTTCACCGCGTTCATGTCCGGCATCCCCGGCGAACTGCTCCAGGCCGCGAAGACGGACGGAGCCGGGCCCGTGCGCACCTTCCGGTCGATCGTGCTGCCCATGAGCCGCAACGCCGTCGTCACGGTGTCGCTGTTCGCGTTCCTGTGGTCCTGGTCCGACTTCGTCTTCGCCAGCACCCTCGCGAACGGCGGCGCCCACGAGCCGATCACCCTCGGCATCTACCACTACATCGGCAACAACAACCAACAGTGGAACGCCATCATGGCCACCGCCGTCGTGGCCTCACTGCCGGCCACGGTCATCCTCGTCCTCGCCCAGCGCTACGTCGCCGCCGGCGTGACCGCCGGCGCCGTCAAGGACTGA
- a CDS encoding GMC family oxidoreductase: MSRTDVIVVGAGAAGAVLAARLSEDSDRSVLLEAGPIPSEPSRFPADLLDARFVPGAQPGHPAVRGRYLGGSTTVNGGYFIRARREDFDRWAAAGNPAWAYERILPFPRALETDLDYGPHDVHGADGPVLVRRGEVKHPAAAAFAAAAQELGFPREPDKNAQSTPGFGPVPSNAVDGLRLNTGVSYLRAALNRPNLTVVGNSRVLRVVISSGRGTGVLVDHGGRHTILDAGEVVPCAGSFVTPHLLHLLHLLHLSGIGPRTDLERLGLPVLKDAPAVGARFSDYPQVLLEWAPRKDLGEPTDSWLGGCLHLSSCDGAYEGDLEVLQSLTPMAAPVGGTVTVPGAPLAFLVSAQTPRRTGMLRLRSADPARPPRIDYGYLRAPEDRRRLREGVRTAVALTDTRTFGEVSRALLGPDPGTLANDRDLDAWIAGHLGTAHHTCGTAPMGPADDPATIVDRYGRVHGIAGLRVADT, translated from the coding sequence ATGAGCCGGACCGACGTGATCGTGGTCGGGGCGGGGGCCGCCGGTGCGGTGCTGGCCGCGCGTCTGAGCGAGGACAGCGACCGCAGCGTGCTGTTGGAGGCCGGACCGATTCCGTCCGAACCTTCCCGATTTCCCGCAGACCTGCTTGACGCACGCTTCGTCCCCGGCGCCCAGCCCGGCCACCCGGCGGTCCGCGGCCGGTACCTCGGCGGCTCGACGACCGTCAACGGCGGTTACTTCATCCGCGCCCGGCGTGAGGACTTCGACCGCTGGGCGGCGGCCGGCAATCCCGCTTGGGCCTACGAACGGATCCTGCCGTTTCCCCGAGCGTTGGAGACCGACCTCGACTACGGGCCCCACGATGTCCACGGCGCCGACGGCCCGGTGCTCGTCCGGCGCGGCGAAGTCAAGCACCCCGCTGCAGCAGCGTTCGCTGCCGCGGCACAGGAGCTGGGATTCCCCCGGGAGCCGGACAAGAACGCGCAGAGCACGCCGGGCTTCGGCCCGGTGCCGTCGAACGCTGTCGACGGACTGCGGCTCAACACCGGCGTCAGCTACCTGCGGGCCGCTCTCAACCGCCCGAACCTGACCGTCGTCGGCAACAGCCGGGTGCTCAGGGTGGTCATCAGCAGTGGCCGTGGCACCGGAGTGCTCGTCGACCACGGCGGACGGCACACCATTCTCGACGCGGGCGAAGTCGTGCCCTGCGCCGGGTCCTTCGTCACCCCGCACCTGTTGCACCTGTTGCACCTGTTGCACCTGTCGGGCATCGGACCGCGCACAGACCTTGAGCGCCTGGGTCTGCCCGTGCTCAAGGACGCCCCCGCCGTCGGCGCCCGCTTCAGCGATTACCCCCAGGTGCTACTGGAATGGGCCCCGCGGAAGGACCTGGGCGAACCCACCGACTCCTGGCTGGGCGGCTGCCTGCACCTGTCCTCCTGCGACGGCGCCTACGAGGGTGACCTGGAAGTCCTCCAGTCCCTGACCCCCATGGCAGCGCCGGTCGGCGGAACGGTGACGGTCCCGGGCGCCCCACTGGCTTTCCTGGTGTCGGCCCAGACACCCCGGCGGACCGGCATGCTACGCCTCCGGTCCGCCGACCCCGCGAGGCCTCCACGCATCGACTACGGCTACCTGCGGGCACCCGAGGACCGGCGCCGCCTGCGTGAAGGCGTCCGTACCGCAGTGGCGTTGACCGACACCCGCACCTTCGGCGAGGTCTCCCGTGCTCTCCTCGGTCCCGACCCCGGAACACTCGCCAACGACCGTGACCTGGACGCGTGGATCGCGGGCCACCTGGGAACCGCTCACCACACCTGCGGCACCGCACCGATGGGACCGGCCGACGACCCCGCCACGATCGTCGACCGGTACGGCAGGGTCCATGGCATAGCCGGACTCCGTGTGGCCGACACGTGA
- a CDS encoding RICIN domain-containing protein has product MRISRFLSPAVRPGRPGIPRRRRTAVIAALLASFAAVTLPATTAHAADTSVTVDFSTAGGAPTYHASGMIYGMTPDGSLPQDHFFTDIKWHFMRAGGAQLNSGGYATSFADYQTRWASTLAQYKRTAALGGTFVLLPHDLWGADGTTSQGWPGDNGDWTQFDAFVTQLISDVKANNMTVQWDLWNEPDGSGFWGASQTQYLQMWSRFYAKVRAAFPAQLIVGPSIAGQPNSSNSWWTTYLTYVKAKNVAPDIYSWHDEPGDPATDVGRANSTLAAAGLTNTRAYQINEYATLSMQSPGGGAWFIGRLERAGADGLRGNWASGTALHDNEANLLTKNSAGQYLPLGEWFMYRYYGSQTGNIVKLTAGTGTDGLATKDNSAGNAKVLLGSSGNTGTVTVNLTGLNTTSVVENSQVRAVVQRIPYNSGAAVTGPETIADTTLTVSGNAASVSLPWSNAKDGYTVTLLPPSNATVSTVAVSQNSGQCLDDTNLSTANGTQYQQYYCEGGYQQMFDFKPVSGKTNTYTVVDETSGKCLDVSGASTADGATVIQYTCNGATNQQFTLNPVTALGNSHDYQLVAVHSHKCVDVSNVSTTAGAQIHQWTCDAASALSTKKNQVWRLLGKS; this is encoded by the coding sequence ATGCGCATATCTCGCTTCCTTTCCCCAGCCGTACGCCCCGGCAGACCCGGCATCCCGAGACGCCGCAGGACCGCCGTGATCGCCGCGCTCCTCGCCTCGTTCGCCGCGGTCACCCTCCCCGCGACCACGGCCCACGCCGCAGACACCTCCGTCACCGTCGACTTCTCCACCGCCGGAGGCGCCCCCACCTACCACGCCTCCGGCATGATCTACGGGATGACCCCGGACGGCTCGCTGCCCCAGGACCACTTCTTCACCGACATCAAGTGGCACTTCATGCGAGCCGGGGGCGCCCAGCTCAACAGCGGCGGCTACGCCACCAGCTTCGCCGACTACCAGACCCGCTGGGCCTCCACCCTGGCCCAGTACAAGCGCACCGCCGCCCTCGGCGGCACCTTCGTCCTGTTGCCGCACGACCTGTGGGGCGCCGACGGCACCACCAGCCAGGGCTGGCCCGGCGACAACGGCGACTGGACGCAGTTCGACGCCTTCGTCACCCAGCTCATCAGCGACGTCAAGGCCAACAACATGACGGTCCAGTGGGACCTGTGGAACGAACCAGACGGCAGCGGCTTCTGGGGTGCGTCACAGACGCAGTACCTCCAGATGTGGTCGCGCTTCTACGCCAAGGTCCGCGCCGCGTTCCCCGCCCAGCTCATCGTCGGCCCCAGCATCGCCGGCCAGCCCAACTCCTCCAACAGCTGGTGGACGACATACCTGACCTACGTCAAGGCGAAGAACGTCGCCCCCGACATCTACAGCTGGCACGACGAACCCGGCGACCCCGCCACCGACGTCGGCCGCGCCAACTCCACCCTCGCTGCAGCCGGGTTGACCAACACCCGCGCGTACCAGATCAATGAGTACGCCACGCTGTCCATGCAGTCCCCGGGCGGCGGCGCCTGGTTCATCGGTCGCCTTGAACGGGCCGGCGCCGACGGCCTGCGCGGCAACTGGGCCTCCGGCACCGCGCTGCACGACAACGAGGCCAACCTGCTCACCAAGAACAGCGCCGGTCAGTACCTGCCGCTCGGCGAGTGGTTCATGTACCGCTACTACGGCTCCCAGACCGGCAACATCGTCAAGCTCACCGCCGGCACTGGCACCGATGGCCTGGCCACCAAGGACAACTCGGCCGGCAATGCCAAGGTGTTGCTGGGCAGCAGCGGCAACACCGGTACCGTCACCGTCAATCTGACCGGGCTCAACACCACGTCCGTCGTGGAGAACAGCCAGGTCCGCGCCGTCGTCCAGCGCATCCCGTACAACAGCGGGGCTGCCGTGACCGGTCCGGAGACCATCGCCGACACCACCCTCACGGTCAGTGGCAACGCCGCCTCGGTGAGCCTCCCGTGGTCGAACGCCAAGGACGGCTACACCGTCACCCTGCTGCCCCCGTCCAACGCCACCGTCTCCACGGTCGCCGTCAGCCAGAACAGCGGCCAGTGCCTGGACGACACCAACCTCAGCACCGCCAACGGCACCCAGTACCAGCAGTACTACTGCGAGGGCGGCTACCAGCAGATGTTCGACTTCAAGCCGGTCAGCGGCAAGACGAACACCTACACGGTCGTCGACGAGACCAGCGGCAAGTGCCTCGACGTCTCCGGCGCCTCCACCGCCGACGGCGCCACCGTCATCCAGTACACCTGCAACGGCGCCACCAACCAGCAGTTCACCCTCAATCCCGTCACCGCACTCGGCAACAGCCACGACTACCAGCTCGTGGCCGTCCACAGCCACAAGTGCGTCGACGTCAGCAACGTCTCGACCACGGCCGGCGCGCAGATCCATCAGTGGACCTGCGATGCGGCGAGCGCACTGAGCACCAAGAAGAACCAGGTCTGGCGTCTGCTCGGCAAGAGCTGA
- a CDS encoding LacI family DNA-binding transcriptional regulator — MNIGEIARRAGVSRSTVSYALSGKRPVSEDTRRKIQRVIDELGYRPNASARALANGRTNTIGLVFPPAGNHYTGMQLDFIGSVVEAAAAQDYDVLLSPSGVDSDRSFQRLLGERRVDGAILMEIRLEDDRVDHLAALGFPSVAIGRTAHPEGTWWVGLDHTALAAACVHHLADLGHRRVAFVNRPEQLLRAGYESAHRGLDGFTKAAAERGLTVRTYCCGDDAASGQACLEQILQDDPATTALVTLNEAALGGLYRGLSQAGRHVPRDFSVTGVVAGRWAETVTPQLTAADVPAEEMGRHAVDLLVERLDHPDAPPRHHLLAPPISLRASTGPATGRPSTEAP, encoded by the coding sequence GTGAACATCGGTGAGATCGCCCGCCGGGCCGGTGTCTCGCGGAGCACCGTGTCCTACGCGCTGAGCGGCAAGCGCCCCGTGTCGGAGGACACCCGGCGGAAGATCCAGCGCGTCATCGACGAGCTGGGTTACCGCCCCAACGCCAGTGCGCGCGCCCTGGCCAACGGCCGGACCAACACGATCGGCCTGGTCTTTCCGCCGGCCGGCAACCACTACACCGGGATGCAACTCGACTTCATCGGCAGTGTGGTGGAGGCGGCCGCGGCCCAGGACTACGACGTGCTGCTGTCACCCAGCGGCGTCGACAGCGACCGCTCGTTCCAGCGGCTGCTGGGGGAGCGGCGGGTCGACGGCGCGATCCTGATGGAGATCAGACTGGAGGACGACCGGGTCGATCACCTGGCCGCCCTCGGCTTCCCCTCCGTCGCCATCGGCCGGACCGCGCATCCCGAAGGCACCTGGTGGGTCGGCCTGGACCACACCGCGCTGGCGGCGGCGTGCGTCCATCACCTCGCGGACCTCGGCCACCGCAGGGTCGCCTTCGTCAACCGTCCCGAGCAGTTGCTGCGCGCCGGATACGAGTCGGCCCACCGCGGCCTCGACGGTTTCACCAAGGCCGCGGCCGAACGCGGGCTGACCGTCCGGACGTACTGCTGCGGGGACGACGCGGCATCCGGCCAGGCTTGCCTCGAACAGATCCTGCAGGACGACCCGGCCACCACGGCCCTGGTCACCCTCAACGAGGCCGCGCTCGGCGGCCTGTACCGCGGGCTGTCCCAGGCCGGCCGTCATGTACCGCGCGACTTCTCCGTCACCGGAGTCGTCGCAGGCCGGTGGGCGGAGACGGTGACCCCGCAGCTCACCGCGGCGGACGTACCGGCAGAGGAGATGGGCCGACACGCCGTCGACCTCCTCGTCGAGCGGCTCGACCACCCCGACGCGCCGCCCCGGCACCACCTGCTCGCGCCCCCCATCTCGCTGCGCGCCAGCACAGGGCCCGCCACCGGCAGGCCGTCCACCGAGGCCCCCTGA
- a CDS encoding carbohydrate ABC transporter permease, with amino-acid sequence MSHTTKVPHRRPVRHASGAAPTAPPRARRRPTSQQWAAWGFLAPVTLYLVLFYAYPLYRNIDLSLRNYTVRSFVQGDAPFTGLANYRTVLDDPTFAPALLHTVVFTSVCLVFQYAIGLALAVFFNQRFRLSATLRALFLVPWLLPLIVSASTWSWMLNSDSGVVNAALHAVGIGPVNWLTAPGWSLASVIIANIWIGVPFNLVVLHSGLQSIPASLYEAAALDGANAWQRFWRITFPLLRPVSAITLLLGLVYTLKVFDIIWIMTKGGPADSSTTFATWSYQLGFGNLLPAFGPGAAVGNLLVVAALVFGLVYVRVQRKQGLS; translated from the coding sequence ATGAGCCACACGACGAAAGTGCCGCACCGGCGGCCCGTGCGTCACGCCAGTGGTGCGGCCCCCACCGCACCACCCCGGGCACGGCGTCGCCCCACCTCCCAGCAGTGGGCCGCCTGGGGATTCCTCGCCCCGGTGACCCTCTACCTCGTCCTCTTCTACGCCTATCCCCTCTACCGCAACATCGACCTGAGCCTGCGCAACTACACGGTCCGGTCCTTCGTCCAGGGCGACGCACCGTTCACGGGCCTGGCGAACTACCGCACCGTCCTCGACGACCCGACCTTCGCCCCGGCCCTGCTCCACACCGTGGTCTTCACCTCCGTATGCCTGGTCTTCCAGTACGCCATCGGCCTGGCCCTCGCGGTCTTCTTCAACCAGCGGTTCCGGCTCTCCGCAACCCTGCGGGCCCTCTTCCTGGTGCCCTGGCTGCTTCCGCTGATCGTCTCGGCGTCCACCTGGTCGTGGATGCTCAACAGCGACTCCGGTGTCGTCAACGCAGCCCTGCACGCCGTCGGCATCGGGCCGGTGAACTGGCTGACCGCACCGGGCTGGTCACTGGCCTCGGTGATCATCGCGAACATCTGGATCGGCGTCCCGTTCAACCTGGTGGTCCTCCACAGCGGCCTGCAGTCCATCCCCGCGAGCCTCTACGAGGCCGCAGCCCTCGACGGGGCGAACGCCTGGCAACGGTTCTGGCGGATCACCTTCCCGCTGCTGCGACCGGTGTCCGCGATCACCCTGCTGCTGGGCCTGGTCTACACGCTCAAGGTCTTCGACATCATCTGGATCATGACCAAGGGCGGCCCCGCCGATTCGTCCACCACCTTCGCCACCTGGTCCTACCAGCTCGGCTTCGGCAACCTGCTGCCCGCCTTCGGCCCCGGAGCGGCCGTCGGCAACCTGCTCGTGGTCGCCGCCCTGGTGTTCGGACTGGTTTACGTCAGGGTCCAGCGGAAGCAGGGGTTGTCATGA
- a CDS encoding zinc-dependent alcohol dehydrogenase — translation MRELTYVAKRTVEWREAPDPKLQSDQEAIVAPVAATSCDVDSAILAGHGFIDPPFALGHECVARVVDIGDAVTAVAPGDLVVVPWSINCGTCDHCRTGLTAHCTAVPHMAMYGAPIGGSWGGLFSDLVRVPWADGMLVPLPEGLDPVAMASASDNWSLSWRLVAPHLKNRPGARVLVVARGSIGLYVCDIARALGASNVLYVDPDPEHREIARGYGAATAEALEPIRHGFDIAVEATGRVDQLALAVKSLAPEGICESAGNHFRPGELPLLDMYLTGVTLRIARDNVRNHIRDALDLARSGKVDPARVVSHVLDWEQIPDALPEKHLKPVFVRADG, via the coding sequence ATGCGTGAACTGACCTACGTCGCGAAGCGCACCGTCGAGTGGCGCGAGGCGCCCGACCCGAAGCTCCAGTCGGACCAGGAGGCGATCGTCGCCCCAGTCGCGGCCACCTCCTGCGACGTGGACTCCGCGATCCTGGCCGGGCACGGTTTCATCGACCCGCCGTTCGCCCTCGGTCACGAGTGCGTGGCCCGGGTGGTCGACATCGGGGACGCGGTGACGGCCGTGGCCCCCGGCGATCTGGTGGTGGTCCCCTGGTCCATCAACTGTGGCACCTGCGACCACTGCCGCACCGGACTCACCGCCCACTGCACGGCCGTACCGCACATGGCGATGTACGGCGCGCCGATCGGCGGGAGCTGGGGCGGGCTCTTCTCCGACCTGGTCCGGGTGCCGTGGGCGGACGGCATGCTGGTGCCCCTGCCGGAAGGTCTGGACCCGGTCGCGATGGCCTCGGCCAGTGACAACTGGTCCTTGTCCTGGCGGCTGGTCGCACCCCACCTCAAGAACAGGCCCGGCGCCCGGGTCCTGGTCGTCGCCCGCGGCAGCATCGGCCTGTACGTGTGCGACATCGCCCGCGCACTCGGTGCCTCCAACGTCCTCTACGTCGACCCGGACCCCGAACACCGCGAGATCGCCCGCGGCTACGGCGCCGCGACCGCCGAGGCGCTCGAACCCATCCGCCACGGTTTCGACATCGCCGTAGAGGCCACCGGCCGCGTCGACCAACTCGCTCTGGCCGTCAAGTCCCTTGCCCCGGAAGGAATCTGCGAGTCAGCCGGCAACCACTTCCGCCCCGGCGAACTACCCCTCCTGGACATGTACCTCACCGGCGTCACCCTGCGCATCGCCCGCGACAACGTCCGCAACCACATCCGCGACGCCCTCGACCTCGCCCGCTCCGGCAAGGTCGACCCGGCACGGGTGGTCTCCCACGTCCTCGACTGGGAGCAAATCCCCGACGCACTGCCCGAGAAGCACCTCAAGCCCGTCTTCGTGCGCGCCGACGGCTGA
- a CDS encoding amylo-alpha-1,6-glucosidase — translation MTAAPSGPAFSVHDIPFSTRGSWFGISPVVAEKTYAEDLHLVSHQNGMHAVLRFVPLDMATGDRTATKPHATPSLLSWTGAEGHIALAYETPDTVRLRGDGLGLHIGAAATTLTPFSGTYFYREPGTGAYVFTSYETGRRYRVTVLSGTVTEALGTQTLGSAARGVTIGAEAGAVWEVAVEEYETARRPHASSAPFDQVVDTARHAFDAFADSVAPWRTSETPAAELAAYVLWSASVRPLGFVTRPAVLMSKHWMDKVWSWDHCFNALALAPGSPALALDQFSLPFDHQDETGALPDSVTHSEILFNFVKPPIHGWALRHLRRRLPEPLCEAELTEVYDRLARWTDFWLTLRRAPGSALAHYQHGNDSGWDNATTFDPERVIVSADLSAFLVLQLRELAELAHELGLPDDTRKWTRTADATQAAILDELWTGDRFVARAADSGATWTSSSLLDLMPIVLGEHLPESIGDALAGRIEAHLTAYGLATELPTSPHYLDDGYWRGPIWAPSTVLIEDGLRRAGHDRLADEISARFRALCETSGFAENFDALTGAGLRDRAYTWTASSYLLLAEAHEFRRAETAEAVGG, via the coding sequence ATGACCGCCGCCCCGTCCGGCCCGGCCTTCTCCGTCCACGACATCCCGTTCAGCACTCGCGGGTCATGGTTCGGTATCTCACCCGTGGTGGCGGAGAAGACGTACGCCGAAGACCTTCACCTCGTATCGCACCAGAACGGCATGCATGCCGTGCTGCGTTTTGTTCCGCTCGACATGGCCACCGGCGACCGCACCGCCACCAAACCGCACGCGACACCGAGCCTGCTCAGCTGGACCGGTGCCGAAGGCCACATTGCCCTCGCCTACGAAACGCCGGACACCGTACGGCTGCGCGGTGACGGGCTGGGCCTGCACATCGGAGCGGCGGCGACCACGCTGACCCCGTTCAGCGGCACCTACTTCTACCGCGAACCCGGCACGGGGGCGTACGTGTTCACCTCGTACGAGACCGGGCGGCGCTACCGCGTCACCGTGCTGTCGGGGACCGTGACCGAGGCGTTGGGCACGCAGACCCTGGGCAGCGCCGCGCGAGGTGTCACGATCGGCGCCGAGGCCGGCGCGGTCTGGGAGGTCGCGGTCGAGGAGTACGAGACCGCGCGCCGCCCCCACGCGTCTTCGGCACCCTTCGACCAAGTCGTGGACACCGCGCGCCACGCCTTCGACGCCTTCGCTGACTCCGTCGCACCCTGGCGTACGTCCGAGACACCCGCCGCGGAACTCGCCGCCTACGTGCTGTGGTCCGCGAGCGTCCGGCCGCTGGGCTTCGTCACCCGTCCCGCGGTGCTGATGTCGAAGCACTGGATGGACAAGGTGTGGAGCTGGGACCACTGCTTCAACGCCCTTGCCCTGGCCCCCGGAAGCCCCGCACTCGCCCTGGACCAGTTCTCCCTGCCCTTCGACCATCAGGACGAGACCGGCGCGCTGCCCGACTCGGTGACCCACTCGGAGATCCTCTTCAACTTCGTCAAGCCTCCCATCCACGGCTGGGCCCTGCGACACCTGCGCCGACGGCTCCCCGAGCCGCTCTGCGAGGCGGAGTTGACCGAGGTCTACGACCGGCTGGCCCGCTGGACGGACTTCTGGCTCACCCTGCGGCGGGCACCCGGGAGCGCCCTCGCCCACTACCAGCACGGCAACGACAGCGGCTGGGACAACGCCACCACCTTCGACCCCGAGCGTGTGATCGTCAGCGCCGACCTGTCCGCCTTCCTTGTCCTCCAACTGCGCGAACTTGCAGAACTGGCACATGAGTTGGGGCTGCCGGACGACACGCGCAAGTGGACACGAACGGCCGACGCGACGCAGGCGGCGATACTCGACGAGCTGTGGACCGGCGACCGCTTCGTCGCCCGCGCGGCAGACAGCGGGGCCACCTGGACCAGCTCCAGCCTTCTCGACCTGATGCCCATCGTTCTCGGCGAGCACCTGCCCGAGAGCATCGGCGACGCACTGGCAGGCCGGATCGAGGCCCACCTCACGGCATACGGCCTGGCCACCGAGCTGCCCACCTCACCGCACTACCTCGACGACGGCTACTGGCGCGGCCCGATCTGGGCCCCGTCCACCGTCCTGATCGAGGACGGTCTGCGCCGCGCCGGCCACGACCGCCTCGCGGACGAGATCAGTGCCCGCTTCCGGGCCCTGTGCGAGACCTCGGGCTTCGCCGAGAACTTCGACGCCCTCACCGGCGCGGGCCTGCGCGACCGCGCCTACACCTGGACCGCCAGCAGCTACCTCCTCCTCGCCGAGGCCCACGAGTTCCGGCGCGCCGAGACCGCCGAGGCAGTCGGCGGCTGA
- a CDS encoding sarcosine oxidase subunit gamma has product MADTALTIPRRSPLAHAADRLAAATRTSGGAVRLAELPFLAQVNVRLDAKGAAADAVGLALGLQLPLEPNTVVRAGELTAVWLGPDEWLVVGPTGGQRDLESRIRAASGDEPVAVIDVSAQRTTLLVTGPRARDLLAHGCPLDLHPRVFGAGCCAQTTLARTQIVLVARDEPKAGFWVLVRSSFAGYLTDWLLDAAAEYV; this is encoded by the coding sequence ATGGCTGACACCGCCCTTACCATCCCGCGCCGCAGTCCCCTGGCGCATGCCGCCGACCGCCTGGCCGCCGCGACGCGCACCTCCGGGGGCGCGGTCCGGCTGGCCGAACTCCCCTTCCTGGCCCAGGTCAACGTCCGGCTCGACGCCAAGGGAGCGGCAGCGGACGCCGTCGGGCTCGCGCTGGGCCTCCAGCTGCCCCTCGAACCCAACACCGTCGTACGCGCCGGCGAGCTGACCGCTGTGTGGCTAGGCCCCGACGAATGGCTGGTGGTGGGCCCGACCGGCGGTCAGCGGGACCTGGAGAGCCGGATCAGGGCGGCGAGCGGCGACGAGCCCGTGGCTGTCATCGACGTCTCCGCCCAGCGCACCACCCTCCTCGTCACGGGTCCACGCGCCCGTGACCTGCTGGCACATGGCTGCCCCCTGGATCTGCACCCGCGTGTCTTCGGAGCCGGGTGCTGCGCCCAGACCACCCTGGCCCGCACACAGATCGTGCTGGTCGCCAGGGACGAACCCAAGGCCGGATTCTGGGTACTGGTCCGTTCGTCCTTTGCCGGCTACCTGACGGACTGGCTGCTGGACGCGGCGGCGGAATACGTCTGA